One Nocardioides dongkuii genomic window, GCTGCAGTCGCTCGCCGACGGCGTGAAGCTGGCGCTGAAGGAGGACCTGATCCCGAAGGCGGCCGACAAGGTCGTCTTCCTCGTCGCCCCGGTGCTCGCGGTGGTCCCGGCGTTCGTGACCTTCGCGGTGATCCCGTTCGGCCCCGTCGTCGACGTGCCGTTCACCGACCGGGTCACGCCGCTGCAGCTGACCGACATGCCGGTCGCCGTGCTCTTCGTGATGGCGATCGCCTCGGTCGGCATCTACGGCATCGTGCTCGGCGGCTGGTCGAGCGGCTCGACGTACTCGCTCCTCGGCGGGCTGCGCTCGAGCGCCCAGATGATCTCCTACGAGGTCGCGATGGGCCTCGCGCTCGTGGCGGTCTTCCTCTACGCCGGGTCGATGTCGACCTCGGAGATCGTCTCCGCCCAGGACGACCTGTGGTTCGCGCTGATCCTGGCGCCGTCGTTCGTCATCTACATCATCGCGATGGTGGGGGAGACCAACCGCGCGCCCTTCGACCTCCCCGAGGCCGAGGGCGAGCTGGTCGGCGGCTTCCACACCGAGTACTCCTCGCTGAAGTTCGCCCTGTTCTTCCTCGCCGAGTACATCAACATGGCGACCGTCTCGGCGCTCGCGACCACGCTGTTCCTCGGCGGCTGGCACGCGCCGTTCTGGATCGACGAGCTCTACGCCGGGTTCAACGAGGGCTACTGGCCGGTGCTGTGGTTCTTCGGCAAGGTCCTCGCGTTCATCTTCTTCTTCATCTGGCTGCGCGGGTCGCTGCCGCGGCTGCGCTACGACCAGTTCATGGCGTTCGGCTGGAAGCGGCTGATCCCGATCGCGCTGCTGTGGACCGTGGCCGTGGCCACGATCCGCACCGTCTCCATGGACGGCGGCATCGACCGGCGCTACCTGCTGATCGGCATCGGGGTCGCCGCGGCGCTCTTCCTGCTCGCCTTCTTCTTCACCGGCGACGAGGAGGACGACGCGGCCACCGCCGCCGCGTCGCCGCGGCCGGCCGACCAGGCACCGGGCTCGTTCCCCGTGCCGCCCATGCCCGCCGGCGGGCCGGTCCGGGGCGCCGCCCAGCCCCTCAGCTTCACCTCCAGCTCGACCGTCCCTGCCGGGGAGGACCACTGACATGCCCACGTTGAGGGAACAGTTCTGGGACCCGGTCGCCGGGTTCGGGGTCACGTTCCGGACGATGTTCAAGAAGGTCGTCACGGAGCAGTACCCCTTCGAGAAGCAGCCGACGGCGCCGCGCTTCCACGGCCGCCACCAGCTCAACCGGTGGCCCGACGGCCTGGAGAAGTGCATCGGCTGCGAGCTGTGCGCCTGGGCCTGCCCGGCGGACGCCATCTACGTCGAGGGCGGGCAGAACGTCGACCTGCCGGACGAGTCGGGGCGGTTCAGCCCCGGCGAGCGCTACGGCCGCGTCTACCAGATCAACTACCTGCGCTGCATCCTGTGCGGGCTGTGCATCGAGGCGTGCCCGACCCGCGCGCTCACGATGACCAACGAGTACGAGCTGGCCGACGACAACCGCGCCGACCTGATCTACGAGAAGTCCGACCTGCTGGCCCCGCTGCTGCCCGGCATGGAGCAGCCGCCGCACGCGATGCGCCTCGGCGACGACGAGGGTGCCTACTACCGCGGCACCTACGCCGCGCCCGCGCCCGGCAGCACGCCCGCCGCCGACCCCGCCGGTGAGGGGACCCACCCGTGAGCCCCGCGTTCTACCTGCTCGCCCCGGTGATGGTGCTGGCGGCGCTCGGCATCCTCGTCGTGCGCAAGGCCGTGCACGCGGCGATGCTGCTTGCGGTCGTGATGATCAGCCTGGCGGTCCTGTACGCCGTGCTGGAGGCGCCGTTCCTCTTCGCGGTGCAGATCATCGTCTACACCGGCGCGATCCTGATGCTGTTCCTGTTCGTGCTGATGCTCGTCGGCGTGGACGCCTCCGACTCCACCGTGGAGACGATCCGCGGCCAGCGGGTGCTCGCGATCGTGGCCGGCGTGGTGCTGGCGGTCGTGCTCGCCACCGGCCTGAGCCAGATCGCGCTCGGCACCGTCGTCGGCCTCGAGGAGGCCAACAACGGCGGCAACATCCAGGCGCTCGCCAACATCCTGTTCTCGCGCTACGTCTTCGCCTTCGAGGTCACCAGCGCGCTGCTGATCACCGCCGCCATGGGCGCGATGGTGCTCGCCCACCGCGAGCGGCTCACGCCGAAGGCGACCCAGTCCTCGCTGGCGGCCCAGCGGGTGCGCGACTACGCCGAGAAGGGCACCCACCTCGGCCCGCTGCCCGCGCCCGGCGTGTACGCCCGGCACAACGCGGTCGACACCCCGGCCCTGCTGCCCGACGGCACGCCCGCGGAGTCCTCGGTCTCCCGCGTGCTCGCCGCCCGCGGCACGATCCGCTCGGCCCCGGCGCTGGCCGACGACATCGAGGAGGTCCAGCGCTCGCTGGGCGGCCTGCCCGGCGGCTCCGGCTCCCCGGCCGACGGCTCGGCGGGCTCGGGCCACAACACCGAGCGCGGGACCGGCATGCCGGCCAGCCAGGTGACCGACGACGCCGACGCCCTGGCGCAGCAGGACCGCGCCGACCGCGCCGACACCGAGGAGGGACGCTGACGTGGACGACGTGACGCCGTACATCATCTTGTCCGCGATCCTGTTCAGCATCGGCTGCGTGGGGGTGCTCACCCGTCGCAACGCGATCGTGGTGTTCATGTGCGTGGAGCTGATGCTCAACGCCAGCAACCTCGCCCTCGTGGCCTTCGCCAAGCAGCACGGCAACCTCGACGGCCAGATCGCCGCCTTCTTCGTGATGGTGGTGGCCGCGGCCGAGGTCGTGGTCGGGCTGGCGATCATCATGACCATCTTCCGCACCCGTCGCTCGGCCTCGGTCGACGACGCCAGCCTGCTGAAGTACTGAGACAGGACCGGTGACGAGCTCGATGTACCCCATGACCCCCCTGCTCCCCGCGGAGGGCGGTGGCCACCTCATCCCGGTGGTCGACCCGTCCGCCGCGAGCGGGGTCGACTCCCTCCTGTGGCTGGTGGTCGCGCTGCCCCTGCTGGGCGCGGCCGTCCTGCTGCTGGGCGGCCGACTGACCGACCGCTGGGGCCACCTGCTGGGCACGGCGATGCCGCTGGGCTCCTTCGCGATCAGCGTGGCGCTGTTCGTGAACCTGATGGGTCGCGACGCCGACGACCGGTCGATCACCCAGGAGCTCTACGACTGGATCGACGTCGGCGGGCTGCACGTCGGCATGGACCTGCTCTACGACCCGCTGTCGGCGCTCTTCCTGCTGCTGATCACCGGCGTGGGCTCGCTGATCCACATCTACTCCATCGGCTACATGGACCACGACCCGCGGCGGCGCCGGTTCTTCGGCTACCTCAACCTGTTCGTGGCGGCGATGCTGCTGCTCGTCCTGGCCGAGAACTACGTCGCGCTCTTCCTCGGCTGGGAGGGCGTCGGCCTCGCGTCGTACCTGCTGATCGGCTTCTGGCAGCACAAGCCCTCCGCCGCGGCCGCGGCGAAGAAGGCGTTCGTGATGAACCGGGTCGGCGACATCGGCCTGGCGCTCGCGATCGCGCTGCTGT contains:
- the nuoH gene encoding NADH-quinone oxidoreductase subunit NuoH, with protein sequence MIVPLVDDVGLQDFGHDPWWLILIKAVLIFVILVLLTLFNIWWERRVVARMQHRIGPNVNGPFGLLQSLADGVKLALKEDLIPKAADKVVFLVAPVLAVVPAFVTFAVIPFGPVVDVPFTDRVTPLQLTDMPVAVLFVMAIASVGIYGIVLGGWSSGSTYSLLGGLRSSAQMISYEVAMGLALVAVFLYAGSMSTSEIVSAQDDLWFALILAPSFVIYIIAMVGETNRAPFDLPEAEGELVGGFHTEYSSLKFALFFLAEYINMATVSALATTLFLGGWHAPFWIDELYAGFNEGYWPVLWFFGKVLAFIFFFIWLRGSLPRLRYDQFMAFGWKRLIPIALLWTVAVATIRTVSMDGGIDRRYLLIGIGVAAALFLLAFFFTGDEEDDAATAAASPRPADQAPGSFPVPPMPAGGPVRGAAQPLSFTSSSTVPAGEDH
- the nuoI gene encoding NADH-quinone oxidoreductase subunit NuoI codes for the protein MPTLREQFWDPVAGFGVTFRTMFKKVVTEQYPFEKQPTAPRFHGRHQLNRWPDGLEKCIGCELCAWACPADAIYVEGGQNVDLPDESGRFSPGERYGRVYQINYLRCILCGLCIEACPTRALTMTNEYELADDNRADLIYEKSDLLAPLLPGMEQPPHAMRLGDDEGAYYRGTYAAPAPGSTPAADPAGEGTHP
- a CDS encoding NADH-quinone oxidoreductase subunit J → MSPAFYLLAPVMVLAALGILVVRKAVHAAMLLAVVMISLAVLYAVLEAPFLFAVQIIVYTGAILMLFLFVLMLVGVDASDSTVETIRGQRVLAIVAGVVLAVVLATGLSQIALGTVVGLEEANNGGNIQALANILFSRYVFAFEVTSALLITAAMGAMVLAHRERLTPKATQSSLAAQRVRDYAEKGTHLGPLPAPGVYARHNAVDTPALLPDGTPAESSVSRVLAARGTIRSAPALADDIEEVQRSLGGLPGGSGSPADGSAGSGHNTERGTGMPASQVTDDADALAQQDRADRADTEEGR
- the nuoK gene encoding NADH-quinone oxidoreductase subunit NuoK: MTPYIILSAILFSIGCVGVLTRRNAIVVFMCVELMLNASNLALVAFAKQHGNLDGQIAAFFVMVVAAAEVVVGLAIIMTIFRTRRSASVDDASLLKY